A genomic window from Anoplolepis gracilipes chromosome 6, ASM4749672v1, whole genome shotgun sequence includes:
- the Unc-115a gene encoding actin-binding LIM protein 1 isoform X8, with the protein MKSKTSESLIASESKAGIKRDGADEHKQKQLKKGKTFCQSCKKKCSGEVLRVQDKYFHIGCFKCAQCNASLALGGFFTREGSYYCTKDYRERWGTRCAGCGEYVEGDVVTAGEKHAFHPNCFHCQRCRQPLLGQGTKVSLVQGQALCHRCVGIPVREASTPLGNSTSTKSGGHADPGACAGCGNQLREGQALVALDRQWHVWCFKCHSCDTVLHGEYMGKDGVPYCEKDYQKQFGVKCAYCNRYISGKVLQAGDNHHFHPTCARCTKCGDPFGDGEEMYLQGAAIWHPRCGPGPTTGPNGIVNGHDAHTPQHRESERISSSASEMQFSLRSRTPSLNGSLCSPYSSLSRKYYPARTGSPGLILREYGRPVEDVSRIYTYSYLTETPSQGYLRRPIQPYDKPPTSPHFHRPSSSRSIRSSGGRSSRSGMRALVDALSDTRPKSPASQVDNEEPIELAHYPDAMKPPPGAQPPIERDDFPAPPYPYTDPERRRRWSDTYKGVPASDDEDDVVDNKTTTYIKEAEQKLKKEQDELSKIDTGIAKVFLQDREKDRENLRHRAANVDPRNASRTPSAAREPSYRLRYESPVGASPSRNIDHARPWEDDDGFSYRSSGPSYNVSTGSITDVDRRALVCTTAPYYSRRISMNDGGIIPSSTTYTGGLGSVVGGHGGHHVRRSLPDMGAAPTEPPKLYPYHLLVITNYRLPADVDRCNLERHLSDAEFEVILQCSRAEFYRMPQWRRNEIKRRVRLF; encoded by the exons GTAAAACGTTTTGCCAGTCCTGTAAGAAGAAGTGCAGCGGGGAGGTGCTGCGTGTGCAAGACAAATACTTTCACATAGGATGCTTCAAGTGCGCTCAATGCAATGCCAGTTTGGCACTGGGTGGATTTTTCACTCGCGAGGGTTCCTATTACTGCACCAAG gATTATCGGGAACGCTGGGGTACACGATGTGCTGGTTGCGGGGAATATGTAGAGGGTGACGTGGTGACAGCCGGCGAGAAGCACGCTTTTCATCCGAATTGTTTCCATTGTCAGAGATGTCGGCAACCGCTACTTGGACAAGGAACAAAAGTATCTCTTGTTCAAG GTCAAGCTTTGTGTCATCGATGTGTTGGTATCCCAGTTCGCGAGGCCTCCACACCGCTTGGTAATAGCACCAGTACTAAAAGTGGCGGACACGCCGACCCTGGGGCCTGCGCTGGTTGCGGAAACCAATTGAGGGAAGGTCAGGCATTGGTCGCGCTCGATCGTCAATGGCACGTTTGGTGTTTCAAGTGTCATAGCTGCGACACTGTACTCCATGGAGAATACATGGGAAA AGATGGGGTGCCTTACTGCGAGAAAGATTATCAGAAGCAGTTTGGGGTAAAGTGCGCCTACTGCAACCGTTATATCAGTGGCAAGGTTTTACAGGCTGGCGACAACCATCATTTCCATCCGACTTGCGCGCGCTGTACAAAATGTGGCGATCCGTTCGGTGACGGGGAGGAAATGTACCTGCAGGGTGCCGCTATATGGCACCCACGCTGTGGTCCAGGACCTACCACCGGACCTAATGGTATCGTGAATGGACATGATGCTCATACTCCGCAACATCGGGAATCAGAACGGATCTCCAGCAGCGCTTCGGAGATGCAG TTTTCATTGCGGTCACGCACGCCAAGCCTGAACGGATCGCTGTGCAGCCCTTACAGCAGCCTCAGTCGCAAG TATTATCCTGCGCGAACTGGAAGTCCCGGTCTGATCTTGAGGGAATACGGACGACCGGTAGAAGATGTATCTAGGATTTACACTTACTCGTATTTAACTGAAACGCCCAGTCAAGGATATCTGAGACGCCCGATACAGCCATACGATAAACCCCCAACTAGCCCGCATTTTCATAGACCTAGct CATCTCGTTCGATAAGAAGTAGCGGTGGGCGCAGCAGCAGATCAGGAATGAGAGCCTTGGTCGACGCATTGAGCGACACTAGACCTAAGTCGCCAGCAAGTCAGGTGGATAACGAGGAGCCGATAGAATTAGCTCATTACCCGGATGCTATGAAGCCACCTCCAGGTGCTCAACCGCCAATCGAAAGAGACGATTTTCCTGCTCCGCCGTATCCTTATACTGATCCTGAGAGACGTAGACGATGGTCCGATACATATAAG GGAGTACCTGCCTCTGATGATGAGGATGACGTCGTGGATAATAAAACAACAACGTATATCAAAGAGGCGGAGCAAAAACTGAAAAAGGAGCAGGATGAGCTGAGCAAGATCGATACGGGAATAGCTAAAGTATTCTTGCAAGATCGCGAAAAAGATCGAGAAAATTTGAGACACAGAGCTGCGAACGTTGATCCTAGAAATGCCTCAAGGACACCATCTGCCGCCAGAGAACCATCCTATCGATTGCGTTACGAGAGTCCTGTGGGTGCAt CACCTTCGCGAAATATCGACCATGCACGGCCTTGGGAGGATGACGATGGCTTCAGTTATAGATCCAGTGGTCCTAGCTACAACG TATCAACAGGCAGCATCACGGATGTGGATCGACGGGCATTGGTATGTACCACAGCCCCATACTACTCCCGGCGAATTAGCATG AATGATGGTGGGATCATCCCATCATCCACCACGTATACAGGTGGCCTAGGTTCGGTTGTTGGAGGCCACGGGGGTCATCACGTAAGAAGATCGCTGCCGGACATGGGTGCTGCACCAACCGAACCACCCAAGCTGTATCCCTATCATTTACTTGTTATTACCAACTACAGGTTGCCAGCTGACGTGGATCGTTGCAATCTCGAG cGACATCTCTCCGATGCAGAGTTCGAGGTCATTCTTCAGTGTTCTCGAGCGGAATTCTACAGAATGCCACAGTGGCGCCGCAACGAAATCAAAAGACGTGTTCGGCTATTTTAA
- the Unc-115a gene encoding actin-binding LIM protein 2 isoform X9, with product MKSKTSESLIASESKAGIKRDGADEHKQKQLKKGKTFCQSCKKKCSGEVLRVQDKYFHIGCFKCAQCNASLALGGFFTREGSYYCTKDYRERWGTRCAGCGEYVEGDVVTAGEKHAFHPNCFHCQRCRQPLLGQGTKVSLVQGQALCHRCVGIPVREASTPLGNSTSTKSGGHADPGACAGCGNQLREGQALVALDRQWHVWCFKCHSCDTVLHGEYMGKDGVPYCEKDYQKQFGVKCAYCNRYISGKVLQAGDNHHFHPTCARCTKCGDPFGDGEEMYLQGAAIWHPRCGPGPTTGPNGIVNGHDAHTPQHRESERISSSASEMQFSLRSRTPSLNGSLCSPYSSLSRKYYPARTGSPGLILREYGRPVEDVSRIYTYSYLTETPSQGYLRRPIQPYDKPPTSPHFHRPSSSRSIRSSGGRSSRSGMRALVDALSDTRPKSPASQVDNEEPIELAHYPDAMKPPPGAQPPIERDDFPAPPYPYTDPERRRRWSDTYKGVPASDDEDDVVDNKTTTYIKEAEQKLKKEQDELSKIDTGIAKVFLQDREKDRENLRHRAANVDPRNASRTPSAAREPSYRLRYESPVGASPSRNIDHARPWEDDDGFSYRSSGPSYNVSTGSITDVDRRALNDGGIIPSSTTYTGGLGSVVGGHGGHHVRRSLPDMGAAPTEPPKLYPYHLLVITNYRLPADVDRCNLERHLSDAEFEVILQCSRAEFYRMPQWRRNEIKRRVRLF from the exons GTAAAACGTTTTGCCAGTCCTGTAAGAAGAAGTGCAGCGGGGAGGTGCTGCGTGTGCAAGACAAATACTTTCACATAGGATGCTTCAAGTGCGCTCAATGCAATGCCAGTTTGGCACTGGGTGGATTTTTCACTCGCGAGGGTTCCTATTACTGCACCAAG gATTATCGGGAACGCTGGGGTACACGATGTGCTGGTTGCGGGGAATATGTAGAGGGTGACGTGGTGACAGCCGGCGAGAAGCACGCTTTTCATCCGAATTGTTTCCATTGTCAGAGATGTCGGCAACCGCTACTTGGACAAGGAACAAAAGTATCTCTTGTTCAAG GTCAAGCTTTGTGTCATCGATGTGTTGGTATCCCAGTTCGCGAGGCCTCCACACCGCTTGGTAATAGCACCAGTACTAAAAGTGGCGGACACGCCGACCCTGGGGCCTGCGCTGGTTGCGGAAACCAATTGAGGGAAGGTCAGGCATTGGTCGCGCTCGATCGTCAATGGCACGTTTGGTGTTTCAAGTGTCATAGCTGCGACACTGTACTCCATGGAGAATACATGGGAAA AGATGGGGTGCCTTACTGCGAGAAAGATTATCAGAAGCAGTTTGGGGTAAAGTGCGCCTACTGCAACCGTTATATCAGTGGCAAGGTTTTACAGGCTGGCGACAACCATCATTTCCATCCGACTTGCGCGCGCTGTACAAAATGTGGCGATCCGTTCGGTGACGGGGAGGAAATGTACCTGCAGGGTGCCGCTATATGGCACCCACGCTGTGGTCCAGGACCTACCACCGGACCTAATGGTATCGTGAATGGACATGATGCTCATACTCCGCAACATCGGGAATCAGAACGGATCTCCAGCAGCGCTTCGGAGATGCAG TTTTCATTGCGGTCACGCACGCCAAGCCTGAACGGATCGCTGTGCAGCCCTTACAGCAGCCTCAGTCGCAAG TATTATCCTGCGCGAACTGGAAGTCCCGGTCTGATCTTGAGGGAATACGGACGACCGGTAGAAGATGTATCTAGGATTTACACTTACTCGTATTTAACTGAAACGCCCAGTCAAGGATATCTGAGACGCCCGATACAGCCATACGATAAACCCCCAACTAGCCCGCATTTTCATAGACCTAGct CATCTCGTTCGATAAGAAGTAGCGGTGGGCGCAGCAGCAGATCAGGAATGAGAGCCTTGGTCGACGCATTGAGCGACACTAGACCTAAGTCGCCAGCAAGTCAGGTGGATAACGAGGAGCCGATAGAATTAGCTCATTACCCGGATGCTATGAAGCCACCTCCAGGTGCTCAACCGCCAATCGAAAGAGACGATTTTCCTGCTCCGCCGTATCCTTATACTGATCCTGAGAGACGTAGACGATGGTCCGATACATATAAG GGAGTACCTGCCTCTGATGATGAGGATGACGTCGTGGATAATAAAACAACAACGTATATCAAAGAGGCGGAGCAAAAACTGAAAAAGGAGCAGGATGAGCTGAGCAAGATCGATACGGGAATAGCTAAAGTATTCTTGCAAGATCGCGAAAAAGATCGAGAAAATTTGAGACACAGAGCTGCGAACGTTGATCCTAGAAATGCCTCAAGGACACCATCTGCCGCCAGAGAACCATCCTATCGATTGCGTTACGAGAGTCCTGTGGGTGCAt CACCTTCGCGAAATATCGACCATGCACGGCCTTGGGAGGATGACGATGGCTTCAGTTATAGATCCAGTGGTCCTAGCTACAACG TATCAACAGGCAGCATCACGGATGTGGATCGACGGGCATTG AATGATGGTGGGATCATCCCATCATCCACCACGTATACAGGTGGCCTAGGTTCGGTTGTTGGAGGCCACGGGGGTCATCACGTAAGAAGATCGCTGCCGGACATGGGTGCTGCACCAACCGAACCACCCAAGCTGTATCCCTATCATTTACTTGTTATTACCAACTACAGGTTGCCAGCTGACGTGGATCGTTGCAATCTCGAG cGACATCTCTCCGATGCAGAGTTCGAGGTCATTCTTCAGTGTTCTCGAGCGGAATTCTACAGAATGCCACAGTGGCGCCGCAACGAAATCAAAAGACGTGTTCGGCTATTTTAA
- the Unc-115a gene encoding uncharacterized protein Unc-115a isoform X3 — protein sequence MKSKTSESLIASESKAGIKRDGADEHKQKQLKKGKTFCQSCKKKCSGEVLRVQDKYFHIGCFKCAQCNASLALGGFFTREGSYYCTKDYRERWGTRCAGCGEYVEGDVVTAGEKHAFHPNCFHCQRCRQPLLGQGTKVSLVQGQALCHRCVGIPVREASTPLGNSTSTKSGGHADPGACAGCGNQLREGQALVALDRQWHVWCFKCHSCDTVLHGEYMGKDGVPYCEKDYQKQFGVKCAYCNRYISGKVLQAGDNHHFHPTCARCTKCGDPFGDGEEMYLQGAAIWHPRCGPGPTTGPNGIVNGHDAHTPQHRESERISSSASEMQFSLRSRTPSLNGSLCSPYSSLSRKYYPARTGSPGLILREYGRPVEDVSRIYTYSYLTETPSQGYLRRPIQPYDKPPTSPHFHRPSSSRSIRSSGGRSSRSGMRALVDALSDTRPKSPASQVDNEEPIELAHYPDAMKPPPGAQPPIERDDFPAPPYPYTDPERRRRWSDTYKGVPASDDEDDVVDNKTTTYIKEAEQKLKKEQDELSKIDTGIAKVFLQDREKDRENLRHRAANVDPRNASRTPSAAREPSYRLRYESPVGASPSRNIDHARPWEDDDGFSYRSSGPSYNVGRSSARSPAPRNYPPLGTQRAFTLPNAARHYHSGDYSFSGMGDKTHSTDFSSGKSDISTGSITDVDRRALNDGGIIPSSTTYTGGLGSVVGGHGGHHVRRSLPDMGAAPTEPPKLYPYHLLVITNYRLPADVDRCNLERHLSDAEFEVILQCSRAEFYRMPQWRRNEIKRRVRLF from the exons GTAAAACGTTTTGCCAGTCCTGTAAGAAGAAGTGCAGCGGGGAGGTGCTGCGTGTGCAAGACAAATACTTTCACATAGGATGCTTCAAGTGCGCTCAATGCAATGCCAGTTTGGCACTGGGTGGATTTTTCACTCGCGAGGGTTCCTATTACTGCACCAAG gATTATCGGGAACGCTGGGGTACACGATGTGCTGGTTGCGGGGAATATGTAGAGGGTGACGTGGTGACAGCCGGCGAGAAGCACGCTTTTCATCCGAATTGTTTCCATTGTCAGAGATGTCGGCAACCGCTACTTGGACAAGGAACAAAAGTATCTCTTGTTCAAG GTCAAGCTTTGTGTCATCGATGTGTTGGTATCCCAGTTCGCGAGGCCTCCACACCGCTTGGTAATAGCACCAGTACTAAAAGTGGCGGACACGCCGACCCTGGGGCCTGCGCTGGTTGCGGAAACCAATTGAGGGAAGGTCAGGCATTGGTCGCGCTCGATCGTCAATGGCACGTTTGGTGTTTCAAGTGTCATAGCTGCGACACTGTACTCCATGGAGAATACATGGGAAA AGATGGGGTGCCTTACTGCGAGAAAGATTATCAGAAGCAGTTTGGGGTAAAGTGCGCCTACTGCAACCGTTATATCAGTGGCAAGGTTTTACAGGCTGGCGACAACCATCATTTCCATCCGACTTGCGCGCGCTGTACAAAATGTGGCGATCCGTTCGGTGACGGGGAGGAAATGTACCTGCAGGGTGCCGCTATATGGCACCCACGCTGTGGTCCAGGACCTACCACCGGACCTAATGGTATCGTGAATGGACATGATGCTCATACTCCGCAACATCGGGAATCAGAACGGATCTCCAGCAGCGCTTCGGAGATGCAG TTTTCATTGCGGTCACGCACGCCAAGCCTGAACGGATCGCTGTGCAGCCCTTACAGCAGCCTCAGTCGCAAG TATTATCCTGCGCGAACTGGAAGTCCCGGTCTGATCTTGAGGGAATACGGACGACCGGTAGAAGATGTATCTAGGATTTACACTTACTCGTATTTAACTGAAACGCCCAGTCAAGGATATCTGAGACGCCCGATACAGCCATACGATAAACCCCCAACTAGCCCGCATTTTCATAGACCTAGct CATCTCGTTCGATAAGAAGTAGCGGTGGGCGCAGCAGCAGATCAGGAATGAGAGCCTTGGTCGACGCATTGAGCGACACTAGACCTAAGTCGCCAGCAAGTCAGGTGGATAACGAGGAGCCGATAGAATTAGCTCATTACCCGGATGCTATGAAGCCACCTCCAGGTGCTCAACCGCCAATCGAAAGAGACGATTTTCCTGCTCCGCCGTATCCTTATACTGATCCTGAGAGACGTAGACGATGGTCCGATACATATAAG GGAGTACCTGCCTCTGATGATGAGGATGACGTCGTGGATAATAAAACAACAACGTATATCAAAGAGGCGGAGCAAAAACTGAAAAAGGAGCAGGATGAGCTGAGCAAGATCGATACGGGAATAGCTAAAGTATTCTTGCAAGATCGCGAAAAAGATCGAGAAAATTTGAGACACAGAGCTGCGAACGTTGATCCTAGAAATGCCTCAAGGACACCATCTGCCGCCAGAGAACCATCCTATCGATTGCGTTACGAGAGTCCTGTGGGTGCAt CACCTTCGCGAAATATCGACCATGCACGGCCTTGGGAGGATGACGATGGCTTCAGTTATAGATCCAGTGGTCCTAGCTACAACG TTGGGAGGTCATCGGCGCGCTCCCCGGCTCCCAGAAACTATCCACCCCTTGGTACTCAGCGCGCCTTCACTCTTCCAAACGCCGCTAGGCACTATCACTCG GGCGACTATTCGTTCAGCGGGATGGGCGACAAGACTCACAGCACTGATTTCTCATCTGGCAAGTCGGACA TATCAACAGGCAGCATCACGGATGTGGATCGACGGGCATTG AATGATGGTGGGATCATCCCATCATCCACCACGTATACAGGTGGCCTAGGTTCGGTTGTTGGAGGCCACGGGGGTCATCACGTAAGAAGATCGCTGCCGGACATGGGTGCTGCACCAACCGAACCACCCAAGCTGTATCCCTATCATTTACTTGTTATTACCAACTACAGGTTGCCAGCTGACGTGGATCGTTGCAATCTCGAG cGACATCTCTCCGATGCAGAGTTCGAGGTCATTCTTCAGTGTTCTCGAGCGGAATTCTACAGAATGCCACAGTGGCGCCGCAACGAAATCAAAAGACGTGTTCGGCTATTTTAA
- the Unc-115a gene encoding uncharacterized protein Unc-115a isoform X1 produces MKSKTSESLIASESKAGIKRDGADEHKQKQLKKGKTFCQSCKKKCSGEVLRVQDKYFHIGCFKCAQCNASLALGGFFTREGSYYCTKDYRERWGTRCAGCGEYVEGDVVTAGEKHAFHPNCFHCQRCRQPLLGQGTKVSLVQGQALCHRCVGIPVREASTPLGNSTSTKSGGHADPGACAGCGNQLREGQALVALDRQWHVWCFKCHSCDTVLHGEYMGKDGVPYCEKDYQKQFGVKCAYCNRYISGKVLQAGDNHHFHPTCARCTKCGDPFGDGEEMYLQGAAIWHPRCGPGPTTGPNGIVNGHDAHTPQHRESERISSSASEMQFSLRSRTPSLNGSLCSPYSSLSRKYYPARTGSPGLILREYGRPVEDVSRIYTYSYLTETPSQGYLRRPIQPYDKPPTSPHFHRPSSSRSIRSSGGRSSRSGMRALVDALSDTRPKSPASQVDNEEPIELAHYPDAMKPPPGAQPPIERDDFPAPPYPYTDPERRRRWSDTYKGVPASDDEDDVVDNKTTTYIKEAEQKLKKEQDELSKIDTGIAKVFLQDREKDRENLRHRAANVDPRNASRTPSAAREPSYRLRYESPVGASPSRNIDHARPWEDDDGFSYRSSGPSYNVGRSSARSPAPRNYPPLGTQRAFTLPNAARHYHSGDYSFSGMGDKTHSTDFSSGKSDISTGSITDVDRRALVCTTAPYYSRRISMNDGGIIPSSTTYTGGLGSVVGGHGGHHVRRSLPDMGAAPTEPPKLYPYHLLVITNYRLPADVDRCNLERHLSDAEFEVILQCSRAEFYRMPQWRRNEIKRRVRLF; encoded by the exons GTAAAACGTTTTGCCAGTCCTGTAAGAAGAAGTGCAGCGGGGAGGTGCTGCGTGTGCAAGACAAATACTTTCACATAGGATGCTTCAAGTGCGCTCAATGCAATGCCAGTTTGGCACTGGGTGGATTTTTCACTCGCGAGGGTTCCTATTACTGCACCAAG gATTATCGGGAACGCTGGGGTACACGATGTGCTGGTTGCGGGGAATATGTAGAGGGTGACGTGGTGACAGCCGGCGAGAAGCACGCTTTTCATCCGAATTGTTTCCATTGTCAGAGATGTCGGCAACCGCTACTTGGACAAGGAACAAAAGTATCTCTTGTTCAAG GTCAAGCTTTGTGTCATCGATGTGTTGGTATCCCAGTTCGCGAGGCCTCCACACCGCTTGGTAATAGCACCAGTACTAAAAGTGGCGGACACGCCGACCCTGGGGCCTGCGCTGGTTGCGGAAACCAATTGAGGGAAGGTCAGGCATTGGTCGCGCTCGATCGTCAATGGCACGTTTGGTGTTTCAAGTGTCATAGCTGCGACACTGTACTCCATGGAGAATACATGGGAAA AGATGGGGTGCCTTACTGCGAGAAAGATTATCAGAAGCAGTTTGGGGTAAAGTGCGCCTACTGCAACCGTTATATCAGTGGCAAGGTTTTACAGGCTGGCGACAACCATCATTTCCATCCGACTTGCGCGCGCTGTACAAAATGTGGCGATCCGTTCGGTGACGGGGAGGAAATGTACCTGCAGGGTGCCGCTATATGGCACCCACGCTGTGGTCCAGGACCTACCACCGGACCTAATGGTATCGTGAATGGACATGATGCTCATACTCCGCAACATCGGGAATCAGAACGGATCTCCAGCAGCGCTTCGGAGATGCAG TTTTCATTGCGGTCACGCACGCCAAGCCTGAACGGATCGCTGTGCAGCCCTTACAGCAGCCTCAGTCGCAAG TATTATCCTGCGCGAACTGGAAGTCCCGGTCTGATCTTGAGGGAATACGGACGACCGGTAGAAGATGTATCTAGGATTTACACTTACTCGTATTTAACTGAAACGCCCAGTCAAGGATATCTGAGACGCCCGATACAGCCATACGATAAACCCCCAACTAGCCCGCATTTTCATAGACCTAGct CATCTCGTTCGATAAGAAGTAGCGGTGGGCGCAGCAGCAGATCAGGAATGAGAGCCTTGGTCGACGCATTGAGCGACACTAGACCTAAGTCGCCAGCAAGTCAGGTGGATAACGAGGAGCCGATAGAATTAGCTCATTACCCGGATGCTATGAAGCCACCTCCAGGTGCTCAACCGCCAATCGAAAGAGACGATTTTCCTGCTCCGCCGTATCCTTATACTGATCCTGAGAGACGTAGACGATGGTCCGATACATATAAG GGAGTACCTGCCTCTGATGATGAGGATGACGTCGTGGATAATAAAACAACAACGTATATCAAAGAGGCGGAGCAAAAACTGAAAAAGGAGCAGGATGAGCTGAGCAAGATCGATACGGGAATAGCTAAAGTATTCTTGCAAGATCGCGAAAAAGATCGAGAAAATTTGAGACACAGAGCTGCGAACGTTGATCCTAGAAATGCCTCAAGGACACCATCTGCCGCCAGAGAACCATCCTATCGATTGCGTTACGAGAGTCCTGTGGGTGCAt CACCTTCGCGAAATATCGACCATGCACGGCCTTGGGAGGATGACGATGGCTTCAGTTATAGATCCAGTGGTCCTAGCTACAACG TTGGGAGGTCATCGGCGCGCTCCCCGGCTCCCAGAAACTATCCACCCCTTGGTACTCAGCGCGCCTTCACTCTTCCAAACGCCGCTAGGCACTATCACTCG GGCGACTATTCGTTCAGCGGGATGGGCGACAAGACTCACAGCACTGATTTCTCATCTGGCAAGTCGGACA TATCAACAGGCAGCATCACGGATGTGGATCGACGGGCATTGGTATGTACCACAGCCCCATACTACTCCCGGCGAATTAGCATG AATGATGGTGGGATCATCCCATCATCCACCACGTATACAGGTGGCCTAGGTTCGGTTGTTGGAGGCCACGGGGGTCATCACGTAAGAAGATCGCTGCCGGACATGGGTGCTGCACCAACCGAACCACCCAAGCTGTATCCCTATCATTTACTTGTTATTACCAACTACAGGTTGCCAGCTGACGTGGATCGTTGCAATCTCGAG cGACATCTCTCCGATGCAGAGTTCGAGGTCATTCTTCAGTGTTCTCGAGCGGAATTCTACAGAATGCCACAGTGGCGCCGCAACGAAATCAAAAGACGTGTTCGGCTATTTTAA